The genomic window TGAAAAAATTCATAAAAATACTTAAAAATTTCCAATATTTCTCAAAAAAATACCCCATCCTTGGCTATACCGGGATGGGGTTTGTCTACAATCTGCCAGGGCTTTTCAGCCCTGGTTTTTTATTTTAAATATTTTATTATTTCATTCTTCAACTCTCCAATTCCCTCTCCTGTTTTTGCTGATACTGGGAAATATATATATTCACCGTATTTTGATATTTCTTTCCTTATTATTTCAAATTTTTTCCTTCTTTCTGATTGCTTTAATTTATCTAATTTAGTTAAAATTATCATAAAAGGTATTTCAAGAGTCCTCAACCATTGAATCATTTCAATATCTTTTTTTTGAGGTTCATGCCTATGATCTATTAATAAGAAGACCATTCTTAAAGAATATCTATTATTAAAATAATCTTCTAATAGTTTTTCCCAATTTTTTTTCTCCTCTTTAGATACACTTGCAAAACCATATCCAGGAAGGTCCACTAAATATCCTTTATTATCAATATTATAAAAATTAATAGATCTAGTTTTACCTGGGTTTGAACTTACTTTAGCAATTTTAATTCCAAACAATTTATTCAATAAACTTGATTTCCCTACATTTGATCTTCCTGCAAAAGCTATTTCAAAGTCTAATGGTGGGGGATAATCTCCTTTTGTATAAACTGTTTTTACTAAACTAATTTTTTTAAACATACTTATCCCTCCAATAATGCTATTTTTAACACTTCTTTTATATCTTCAACTAAATTCACTTTTATCTTTTTTAATATTTCTTCTGGAATTTTTTCTAAATCTTTTTCATTATCTTTAGGTATAATAACTTCTTTTATTCCACTTCTATATGCTGATAATAATTTTTCTTTTATTCCTCCAACTGGTAATACCTTTCCTCTTAGGGTTATTTCACCTGTCATAGAAATTTCATTATTTATTGGCTTTTTTAGTATAGAAGAAACAATAGCTGTTGTTAAAGTAACACCAGCTGAAGGTCCATCTTTTGGTACAGCTCCTTCAGGAACATGGATATGAAAATTACAATTGTCAAATTTATCTAATAATTTTTCATCATATTCTCCTATTAAAGCTTTAGATAATGTTAGAGCAATTTGAGCAGACTCTTTCATTACATCTCCAAGCTTACCTGTTATCATTATTTTACCCTTTCCGGATGTAATTAATGTTTCAACCTGTAATATTTCTCCACCATATGCTGTCCAAGCCATTCCAGTAGCAACCCCTATTTCAGGCTTTTCTAATTTATTAGATCTAAAATAAGGAGGAGTCCCTAATAACTCTTTTACATTTTTCACATTTACAACTACTTTACTTTCTCCTTCTGCTAATTTTAAAGCTACTTTTCTCATTAATTTGGATAATACTCGTTCTAAAGACCTTACTCCTGACTCTCTCGTATATTCAGAAATTATTTTTTCTAGTGTAATTTTATTTATCTTTAATTGATTTTTTTCTATACCGTGTTCTTCTAATAATTTTGGAATTATATAATCCTTTGCTATATAATATTTTTCAGCATCAGTATAACCAGGAATTTGTATAATTTCCATTCTATCTCTTAAAGCTATAGGTATTGTATGCAACACATTAGCAGTTGTAATAAATATTACTTCAGATAAATCAAAAGGTATTTCCAAATAATGATCAGTAAATGCTGAGTTTTGTTCGGGATCTAATACTTCTAATAATGCTGCTGCCGGATCTCCTTGATATGATATTCCCATTTTATCAATTTCATCTAATACAATTACTGGATTTTTAACTCCTAATTTCCTTATTAATTGAATTATTCTTCCTGGCATTGCACCAACATACGTTCTTCTATGACCCCTTATTTCTGCTTCGTCTCTCATTCCACCAAGAGATATTCTTCCAAATTTTCTCCCCAATGCTTCTGCTACTGATCTACCTAATGATGTTTTACCAACACCTGGAGCACCTACAAAACATAATATTGGTGATTTTGGTTTATTTGATAATTTTCTAACTGCTAAAAATTCTAATATTCTTTCTTTTGGTTCTTTTAATCCATAATGATTCTTATCTAATAATTTTTCTGCTTCTTTAATATTAATTCTATCTTCTGTTTTCTCACTCCAAGGTAAATTTATAATCCAATCTAGATAAGTTCTAACAACACTTGCCTCAGGAGAATATGGAGACATTTTTTCTAATCTTGTTAATTCATGTTCTACTTTCTCTTTTACATATTCTGGTAATTTTTTATTTTCTAAACTTTCTTTTAATTCTTTTAATTCATCATCTGCCTCTCCTGATAATTCTTCTTGAATAGCTTTTAATTTTTCTCTTAAATAATATTCTTTTTGACCTTTTTCAATTTTTTCTTTAACTTTAGATTCTAACAACTCTTCTATTTCTAATAATTCTATTTCTCTCATTAAAATTTCTAATTCTAATTCTAAACGTTTTTTAGGATGTAATTCTTCTAATAATTCTTGTTTTTCTTCTAATTCGAGAGGCAAAACTGAAGCAATT from Marinitoga litoralis includes these protein-coding regions:
- the yihA gene encoding ribosome biogenesis GTP-binding protein YihA/YsxC — protein: MFKKISLVKTVYTKGDYPPPLDFEIAFAGRSNVGKSSLLNKLFGIKIAKVSSNPGKTRSINFYNIDNKGYLVDLPGYGFASVSKEEKKNWEKLLEDYFNNRYSLRMVFLLIDHRHEPQKKDIEMIQWLRTLEIPFMIILTKLDKLKQSERRKKFEIIRKEISKYGEYIYFPVSAKTGEGIGELKNEIIKYLK
- the lon gene encoding endopeptidase La, coding for MENKKSAIDMFIDKSFKESIPEELPVIATRAKLVIFPNSVLPMLIGRKKSINALEESLEKHNNLLFFVSQKDIELENPKIDDLYKVGTVGRVVQIAKLPDGEYKILVEGLKRAEIKEVIETEKMLKFKIKTLERKYKNTKTLEALVRKVKGLFERYISLTKKFPQEALMILEDTNDPDIISDLIASVLPLELEEKQELLEELHPKKRLELELEILMREIELLEIEELLESKVKEKIEKGQKEYYLREKLKAIQEELSGEADDELKELKESLENKKLPEYVKEKVEHELTRLEKMSPYSPEASVVRTYLDWIINLPWSEKTEDRINIKEAEKLLDKNHYGLKEPKERILEFLAVRKLSNKPKSPILCFVGAPGVGKTSLGRSVAEALGRKFGRISLGGMRDEAEIRGHRRTYVGAMPGRIIQLIRKLGVKNPVIVLDEIDKMGISYQGDPAAALLEVLDPEQNSAFTDHYLEIPFDLSEVIFITTANVLHTIPIALRDRMEIIQIPGYTDAEKYYIAKDYIIPKLLEEHGIEKNQLKINKITLEKIISEYTRESGVRSLERVLSKLMRKVALKLAEGESKVVVNVKNVKELLGTPPYFRSNKLEKPEIGVATGMAWTAYGGEILQVETLITSGKGKIMITGKLGDVMKESAQIALTLSKALIGEYDEKLLDKFDNCNFHIHVPEGAVPKDGPSAGVTLTTAIVSSILKKPINNEISMTGEITLRGKVLPVGGIKEKLLSAYRSGIKEVIIPKDNEKDLEKIPEEILKKIKVNLVEDIKEVLKIALLEG